From Argopecten irradians isolate NY chromosome 3, Ai_NY, whole genome shotgun sequence:
atattttcgaGATTTTTGTGGTTCATTGTTTTGTCTTCCATGTTTTCTCTTGTTAAATGTAAATGCCATGAATAAGTCATGAGAATAATAACCTTTTATGTGATTTTCCAGTGGAAGCCTAACCTGGATGATCAACCATAGTAGTTGTAAGATAAGTGCTGTGGCTTTATCTAGAGTTCGGTGTTGGACTAACACCGCCGGACACACTTTACAAACATCAGACATGTACTCACCCCGGGACCGACCGACAAAGTCCCTAAGCAACCATAATCAGACAGGGCCAAACGACGGACTCCACCTCCTAGATTTCCGTGACATTTTGGAACAAGCTGTCTTTGGACATCATCTTTAACTTGTTGTTGTCGTCATGTAAACATGGATAGTAACCAAACCTAATCATAACCAGCAGGAATTGGGTGGGCAGGATCTCGTTTGTCGTCCAACCTACATTAAAACCAGGATTTGGATTCCGCAGATTAATCGCCTTTTATTCGAACCGATTTTGATAATCTTCACATCTTGTTATATGTGTCTTTGCAGTCTTGTATGTCTTGATATTGTATCCGCCCTTAGATCACGTTTTTGGTCTCGTAATAGATTGTTTTGTCCTTTTTCTACTTAACTCTGATTATGAATGTATCTAGTCAACAAATCATGCCCATTCAAAGCTATAGGTGTTAAATTCCtcattttaaaatgtgtttctaTATCTTGTTCTAATCAATTTCGAAGACAATGCCAAAAACAAgggattttattttaaaagtaaattagCTATTGTTTCAGATATCACGATGAAATaagttatttgaaaattttagaTTGGTAATTGgtaagaaaataatgaaaatcttTAGAAGACGTGGTTGTGACTTCAAAACAAATAGCTTCCTTATGATTGATTTGTCGATTTTATCATGCACTTGATTTTTCAATACACAAATGAAAActtatatttgaatttgaataacAAAGTTCTAGAATAagtttaaattttgataaaattgttttatttattgttattgataatatgatTCTTCCATCAGAATTcaatgtaaatacataattaattcatatataGGGCATTAATTAATTGAACagtatttcatgttttcatatatttaatatgACATCAGATTCACCTATTTATTATCTTAAAATCTTTTAAAGTTATTTACCCATAAAAGTCACGGAATTTTCACTCAACTTCGTGTCAAACAGATCTCCAAAGTTGATAGAATCTCTAAATCGTTCTTTTCATAGTCGTTAATCATTTtgtcataatcaatatcatATTGAAAAAAAGTAGTGAATTGCTCAGACCTCCGTATTTTGGGATATTACTGGCAAATTTAAATTATGGATATACCGGAAAGTGTATTGAACAGTTTGTCAGAGAAATTTCTCCCGGGTGGTTCGGGTATGAATTTTCCTACCGCGGAAAATCTGTCTCTGGGGTCCCCTATAGGGTATACTTCTCAAGACAGATTCGGGACAAGGGGTAGTGCAACAAATTTCTCCCTTTCGGATCCTTTATCAGCCAGTTCAGGCCCAGGTCTAGATTATTCTTTGCATGGACGATTGGCTCAAAATTCTGCATCAAGTTATATAGATCGTCAGACCTCAGGTGGAAATACAGACTTCGCATTGCCTGAAAGGTTACAGTCAGGTTCAGGGAATAACTATATACCAGATCGCTTGACCCCCGGGGCTAGTGCAACCAGCTACAATGCACCAGACAGACTCACTCCCGGGGCTAGTGCTACAAATTATTCTCTCTCAGAACGCCTCACACCTGGTAGTAGCTCCAATTTCGCTTTACCTGAGAGGTTAACTGCTGGAGCTGGTACAAATTATAACCTGTCTGAGAGGCTGACTCCAAGTGCAGCCTCcaactattcaatgtcggacCGACTGACACCAGGCTCTAGTTCGAATTATTCACTGCCAGATCGTGGGCAGCTACCAACCAATCCAAGTGTCGACTATAACACTTTGCGAGATGGAATACCGGCTAATTTATCAGTAGAATTTGGAGATAGGCCTTCGGCGAGTACAAATAGTTATACTTCCGCCTTGTCTGAAAGACATCATAGTACTACGAATAACAACACATTTGCTCACTCTGAAAGACTAACACCAAGCTCTAACTACCCAGACAATCTGGCTAGTGCAAGTGCAGACTTTTCTCTGTCGGATCGACTAACACCTTCAGAAAGTGCTAGTTACGCGTTGTCTCAGAGGGTTCAAAACCCTGTGTACTCGCAGCAAGATAGAGTTCAGACAAGCGCAGCATCTTCTCACTACACCAACACCGCTGGTGGCCCTATGCCGCCGAGTGCTCACAGTATCCAGCAGCCACCGACTGCACACAGCGGCCAGAGTGGTCCACAGAACGCCCACACGGGTGGCATGAATTATAGTCTCCAGCGGGGGATGATGACAACAACTAGCTCCACCTTTTCAACGTCTGACCTTCTGCCGAGCACCGAGGGAGGGACATTCCCTCCAACACAACCAAAACAGCTGTCAACCACATCTAACTACGCTAGAGGGCCTGCAGACGGGGGTGCAAGCTATTCATTGTCGGAGAGTGCAGACCCCAGGTTTCTTGCATTACCTCCCGGGAGTAGACTGCCACCAAGTGCAGGATCTTACACCAGTTCTGACGGTACACTGCCGGATACAGGGAACCCCTCTTATCATCCGTACTATCAGCATCAAGGTAAAATGTCACCAGTATTAAACCCAGAGTTTATGTACTCTCTTCATGGCAGGCTTCCAATGACCTCTAGTCCGTCAGTGTATGGACATACAGATTCTCAGAGTGCCAATGCGTATTACTCACAACTGGATAAACTGCCTGGTCGTGGCAATCCTTACTACCCAGTGATGGACCGGGGAGCTCATGTACCCAACAGCTATTACATGTCTCAGCAACGTCAGCTACAATACAGTCAGTTTCCTCCTGGGATGATGCCATATGGTCAACAACAACCTTCAAATTACGACGAGCTCGTGAAACATCAGCATCAAGGTTACGGAAAGAGTCCTGAAAAGCGCACTAAGGGCTACGGAAAGCGGAAAATGAAAGAGGAAGACGCAGACGGGGAGGATGATTACGACTATAGCTTGTGTAACCACTGGTACATGGTGTCGGAACATCGCACGGATGTGccatttgaaaacaatttaacaaaaacGGAAAAATCCCTGGACGATTCTGAATCGAAGGATTGTGAGATCAACAGTGTCGCTATAAAACAAGAACCAGAAACTCGTCGACcaattttgacaatatttaatTTCACTGTTATGGATGGTGAATATTCTCTCTCGGACCAATATCTGATGCTAGAACAAAAGTTATGTAATCAACTTCGAGGAATCCAGTTTCAAAAGCCTGTGTCTCACATCTACAATCCACTGGTCTACGCGTTTGAGACCCATGCTGACTTTGTGAGGCGGTTCACCAATAAACAAAAGCCTATACTTTTCCTTGGAATGAACCCGGGTCCCTTTGGGATGTCTCAGAATGGGGTAAGTTTATGAACACTCGAGGAATAATGAATGAAATCACATTGTGTTTAACTTCATAATCTTGAAGTCTGTTGGGGTCTTTGGAACCTCCGAGATTTAcagaatatttgaaattttttagATTACATTTGCTTGGTGTTTCTTAAGGCCTTTTATTATCACTATTCCTGTTCAGAGAAAATTTAGGCTATATATGAGTTTTGCTTTCGACGTTTGTCGAGGAACGCGAGACTAGGGTTTTGCTTCGGCGTTGGCGGCGTCAATGTTTGTGTTCAATGTCTACTTCTGATAAAACGAATCGCATTCTATTGAACTGGTGCAGTTGTTTTGCATCAGCGAGAACATGTGGGCCTAGAAAAGGGAAGATAATTTAAACTATTCTGGTATATTGGGGTTAGAATTAGCGTTGAAGTCCACCTTTGGTAATCTGAATTacattgaattgaaataaactttgcCAATCTGCTTTTTAAATCAATCAGAATAATAGACAAATAAGATTGTTTTCCGCGGTTCTGGTATTTTAGGTTTGTGAATTTCATTGTTTTGGGTTAAATTCGACTTTGAACAAAGTTCATCAATTCCAAGTTTACTTCACCTTCACTATTTTATCTTTGCATCAATTAGAATATTTGAACGGGGTACTTTTGGTGCTGTTGGAGTGGGGGTTCTCTAAAACATGTTGAAGTGCATTCTGTTTTTGGTataatagtaataaaacaaatgtttatataatgtaatattgattcaaatacatatacaaaagtACAGTTTCATTGTAGAATGTAATATTgattcaaatacatatataaaagtaCAGTTTCATTGTAGAATGTAATATTgattcaaatacatatataaaagtaCAGTTTTATTGTAGAATGTAATATTGCTTCATACATATGTAGAATGTAATATTgattcatacatatataaatgtacagtttCATTGTAGAATGTAATATTgattcatacatatataaatgtacagtttCATTGATTATGTGTATTAACTAGGTGCCGTTTGGTGAGGTAGGAACTGTGCGCGACTGGTTGGGGATACAGGGGACAGTCCACAAGCCAGCCAGAGAACATCCTAAACGGCCTGTGATGGGACTGTCCTGTCATCGCTCGGAGGTAAGTACAAACACGGGATCACGAAAATGCTTAGCTAACCAGCAATaatgtatctatttataatgtccACTATGATTGGTTAAGTGTGAAGTGAAGAACAATTTATGTTAAGACTGGTGCATGGTTTTGGAGCCAGATTTTTGTTGTATgtcaaattaatataaaatacctTCGAAACCCTATAATATTGACAACGTCGCCGTGTTGTATgtcaaattaatataaaattaccTTCGAAACCCTATAATTTTGACATCTTCTAATTGGATACAATTACCTTTCGATACTTGCACAATAACCTTTCCGTAGTTTGGTTTCAATTTTTAGTACAAAGTTAAATAATCACATGACTATTTGCGtcagttaaataaaaaaatgagaaaataccTTAACCAGATCTGGCACCTATTTGTATAAAACCGATAGTTTTGAGAAATTAGCGCTGCAATCACTTTTGAAAATGTAAGTACATTTAATTGAATTACGATATGGTAAATTGCACTTTGAATCAGTCAGAACCGATTGAGAAggatttgtttttttgttagttttttaaCTTCGTGTTTTTTGGAGTACAAAGAATTTTAAAACTCAGAATTATGGTAGATTTTGAGAATTTGTATGAACGTCTTCTATTTGACAAACTtcatttaaatttgattttaatgagGCTAGGTCCGGTTCTTCTATTATTACACATGTTTAATGTTATTGAGAACATTAGGTTGTTGTCCTGTGTTTCATTTGTCGAATGGGCTATTAAAATCATATAGGCGTGACTATCAATAACGCATAATTCATGTTGAGTTAATATATTAAGCGATATAAACTTATGGAAGGAATCTATGACTTTGTTTCAGGTAAGCGGCTCAAGGTTTTGGGGATTTTTTAAGAACTACTGCAAATCACCGGAGAATTTTTTTAGGAACTGCCTTATCCATAACATGTGTCCGTTGGCGTTCATGGCACGATCAGGGCGAAATCTGACTCCCCCAGAACTGTTCGTTTGGGACCGAAACATGTTAACTCAGGCCTGTTCCGCGGCTCTTCTGGAACTCATAGACATGTTCAATATCCAGGTGATTGTGGCCATAGGCCGCTATGTGGAGGCGCGAGCTCTACAGGCACTGAAGGAGGCAAATATCACAAACATCAAAGTTCATTGTCTTCAACATCCTAGTCCCCTGAACCCACAGGCTAACAAGGGTTGGGACAGCATCGCTATGAGAACGTTACAGGAGTTTGACCTGCTGCATTACATTGTTCCTGAACAGACATCTACCAACGAGCAGGAGTGATCACTTGTCGCGTAAACTACCGACTGTTTGTTGAGGAGTGAGTCCGCATGACAGTTCCGATTTCTGTGAAACAGCAATTGCTGTAAATGTACTTGATTTAACTGTTTGATCGAAGATCTATTTTAGATATGGATGAATTATAACATTGATTTGGCACATCAACAATTTTCTGTATAATATTTATGCAGAACGTGTAATTTGCGTTGATAAGGTGACAGTGCTGAAGTGGGGTGGCCTCCTAACcaagtacatttacagtaacGGACAGGACAAGTGAGAAATATTACAAAACCGACATAATATAGTTGTTAGAATATGTATTTCGTCCATAAGatgaacaaaaaaaattgaagtcatttatgttttatgtctttATACTTTTTATTGTGATCGAGTGTTTCTGTTCTTGTTTTACATGTTTCTATGTCAAAGTTTCCAAAGGAAATTGTGTTTTAATCATCATAAAGTATAACAGCAAAAATTACAGCTTTGTTGTGTGTCCCAGGAAATACGACCAAAACTGTCgaaatgataataatgaacTGCAAACAGATGATACAAAATCAATACATAAACAAAAGGGTAAGTTCGGAGATtcttaaaaactaaaaaaaacaacaacaaaaaaaccccaaaaaagcGATCCCCGACGTATAATTGAAAGTCACATCGACACCTGTTATATAGATCTGCGTTACAGCGATATTCACCATACTAATCGAGGTAAAATCCAGATTCAGCCACGTGTTTATCTGGGAACGGCGAACCCGTTCCTCCACGATTGTGTCCATTGTTCTGATCTTGCCCCTTTCACACTTAACACATTTTTATGTCGTGGAAAATATTGCTTATTTATTGGCAATAAGTAGTTCAAATATCGCTCTTAACACATTGATATCATGGAAAGGATCGCTTATTTATTGACAATAAGTCGTTCAAATAGCAAGTTTAGGAGGACCATGTGGTAGATAAGCCTTTGGCTTAACATGTAAATCCATcctcaataaataaagtttattattattattattagtttaATAGTTTTTCGCGATgcttaataattattttctttacttttattCCGAAGTAAAATAAGGaattcaaacttttcattgataGTAATAGAGTAAACTAAATAGATCTTTTTTGTTACTGTAGAAAAGTGCTATTCCATCTGTTGGTTTTAATAGATGAAATCATCGTTCGTCGGCGGTATAACACTTTTAAGAGGACCGTGCTATGTGCTCAAAACTAGGACTCTACAAACGTTGACCGATACGACGATAGATCAACACCGGACATTTGGCTGTTATCCTCCATTTATCTTCTGCACGTTTTTATAATCGCATCATTAAAAGAGAAAACTGAAGTCAATGCTGCGGATAAACAAAACTGACGAGACCCTCTTTCCCAAAATACGAATGATGGACTTAGCCGTAAGTGAAAGAGCAAGAAGTCTTGTGTATCATATGTTGTATTCTGATAATGGGGTAAAATTGCCCTGTAAAAATGTCACGTGAATGGTAATTTTCAG
This genomic window contains:
- the LOC138317814 gene encoding uncharacterized protein; amino-acid sequence: MDIPESVLNSLSEKFLPGGSGMNFPTAENLSLGSPIGYTSQDRFGTRGSATNFSLSDPLSASSGPGLDYSLHGRLAQNSASSYIDRQTSGGNTDFALPERLQSGSGNNYIPDRLTPGASATSYNAPDRLTPGASATNYSLSERLTPGSSSNFALPERLTAGAGTNYNLSERLTPSAASNYSMSDRLTPGSSSNYSLPDRGQLPTNPSVDYNTLRDGIPANLSVEFGDRPSASTNSYTSALSERHHSTTNNNTFAHSERLTPSSNYPDNLASASADFSLSDRLTPSESASYALSQRVQNPVYSQQDRVQTSAASSHYTNTAGGPMPPSAHSIQQPPTAHSGQSGPQNAHTGGMNYSLQRGMMTTTSSTFSTSDLLPSTEGGTFPPTQPKQLSTTSNYARGPADGGASYSLSESADPRFLALPPGSRLPPSAGSYTSSDGTLPDTGNPSYHPYYQHQGKMSPVLNPEFMYSLHGRLPMTSSPSVYGHTDSQSANAYYSQLDKLPGRGNPYYPVMDRGAHVPNSYYMSQQRQLQYSQFPPGMMPYGQQQPSNYDELVKHQHQGYGKSPEKRTKGYGKRKMKEEDADGEDDYDYSLCNHWYMVSEHRTDVPFENNLTKTEKSLDDSESKDCEINSVAIKQEPETRRPILTIFNFTVMDGEYSLSDQYLMLEQKLCNQLRGIQFQKPVSHIYNPLVYAFETHADFVRRFTNKQKPILFLGMNPGPFGMSQNGVPFGEVGTVRDWLGIQGTVHKPAREHPKRPVMGLSCHRSEVSGSRFWGFFKNYCKSPENFFRNCLIHNMCPLAFMARSGRNLTPPELFVWDRNMLTQACSAALLELIDMFNIQVIVAIGRYVEARALQALKEANITNIKVHCLQHPSPLNPQANKGWDSIAMRTLQEFDLLHYIVPEQTSTNEQE